From a region of the Leptospira kmetyi serovar Malaysia str. Bejo-Iso9 genome:
- a CDS encoding LIC_13215 family putative lipoprotein: MKQNPFRTFRIVSIFIVLAFVLLACKKEHALDPNAKIVQISSLGLGLDYEGWTFNDNPNLINQAEQIASESDNSGAIKKALEVAGINFFLFEYPQGSPEASQFNTNVNYTMEDLSKQPREISLDDYVSAVTGLYPTVFQKYEMINPPKKSKIHGMESVLLESRFEQSIGGKGVKIHNYQRVFIVDKKAHVFTGTFLDKDAQTKGPKVLEVLGKFVKL; this comes from the coding sequence ATGAAGCAAAATCCGTTTCGCACATTTCGTATCGTATCCATCTTTATCGTTTTAGCGTTCGTTCTTCTCGCTTGTAAAAAGGAACACGCCTTAGATCCGAATGCGAAGATCGTTCAAATTTCTTCTCTCGGACTCGGACTCGACTATGAAGGTTGGACTTTTAACGATAACCCGAACTTGATCAATCAAGCGGAGCAAATCGCATCCGAGTCGGACAATTCGGGCGCGATCAAAAAGGCTTTAGAAGTGGCAGGAATCAATTTCTTTCTTTTCGAATATCCTCAAGGAAGTCCGGAAGCTTCCCAATTTAATACGAACGTAAATTATACGATGGAAGATCTTTCCAAACAGCCGAGAGAGATCAGCCTCGATGATTACGTTTCCGCGGTGACCGGTTTGTATCCGACCGTATTCCAAAAATATGAAATGATCAACCCGCCTAAAAAATCGAAAATCCACGGAATGGAATCCGTTCTTTTGGAAAGTAGATTCGAACAATCCATCGGCGGAAAAGGCGTGAAGATCCACAACTATCAAAGAGTATTTATCGTGGATAAAAAGGCTCACGTCTTTACGGGAACTTTTTTGGACAAGGACGCGCAAACCAAAGGACCGAAGGTTCTTGAAGTTTTAGGAAAGTTCGTTAAACTTTAA
- a CDS encoding cytochrome C oxidase subunit IV family protein, translating to MELFLNYALYVIVSIGFLIPFTGFVVGAGAIVNATLAGFAVNFLSQILEENKLNDFISRNKDNKLGKALQDAVLKGQEKLKGAPTAPAAHAEESHGGHHIISVKTYSLIFATLIFFTFVTVWVAGIDFGAMNVIIAMAVATAKASLVLAYFMHLKYDTVMNRVIFGSGFFFLLLLFGFSAADIFTRFKVLISFAF from the coding sequence ATGGAACTGTTTTTAAACTACGCTCTTTATGTAATCGTCAGCATCGGGTTTCTGATCCCCTTTACCGGGTTTGTAGTCGGAGCCGGAGCGATCGTCAACGCGACTCTCGCGGGATTTGCGGTTAACTTCCTCTCTCAGATTTTAGAGGAAAACAAACTCAATGACTTTATTTCTCGAAACAAAGACAACAAACTCGGAAAAGCTCTTCAAGACGCGGTCTTAAAAGGCCAAGAAAAATTGAAAGGCGCACCCACTGCTCCTGCCGCTCACGCGGAAGAAAGCCACGGCGGACATCATATCATTTCCGTAAAAACGTATTCGCTCATTTTCGCTACTTTAATCTTCTTTACGTTCGTAACCGTTTGGGTTGCGGGGATCGACTTCGGAGCCATGAACGTAATCATCGCAATGGCGGTTGCAACCGCGAAAGCGTCTTTGGTTCTCGCTTACTTCATGCACCTTAAATACGATACGGTCATGAACCGAGTGATCTTCGGATCCGGTTTCTTTTTCCTTCTTCTTTTGTTCGGATTTTCCGCGGCGGATATCTTCACAAGATTCAAGGTATTGATCTCTTTCGCATTCTAA
- a CDS encoding MFS transporter, translating to MQDIKRAPFREILGWCMFDFANSSYTTVIISVTYGIVFSQLVVPASSNQENPYEYGNLLWSIALAISYLLVVVTGPIFGAITDYSARKKQFLFYSYVFCIISTGALWFVIAPGQYVLAFILIIFSNFFFASGENFASSFLPYLGPKEDLGKISGYAWGIGYFGGIVAVALVNTLGPKTLENFDSLRLVGPYTAFFFLFAGIPTFLLLREYTAGKEKPEGLSYLKIGIERVTSTMKEIHKFRDMALYLISLFFAMAALGIVISFAFIYGAQEIKTEEKHEIAMFLLIQLFAAVGAIFFGFIQDKIGAKKTFNITLFLWIFCLLLIYWVKDLTAFLIGIGIPTTQQWVFVGTTVFAGAGLGATQSASRAIVGLFAPESKSGEFFGLWGLSGKVAAAFGLVAVGGLQILFDLRNSFLVVCVFFIISLLINFLVDEERGIKTAIEYKES from the coding sequence ATGCAAGATATAAAAAGAGCCCCCTTTCGAGAGATCCTCGGCTGGTGCATGTTCGATTTTGCGAACTCGTCTTATACAACCGTCATTATCAGCGTCACATACGGAATCGTTTTCAGCCAATTGGTGGTTCCGGCCTCCTCCAACCAGGAAAATCCATACGAATACGGAAATCTTCTTTGGTCGATCGCGCTTGCAATCTCTTATCTTTTGGTCGTCGTAACGGGACCGATTTTCGGAGCGATCACCGATTATTCCGCGCGTAAGAAACAATTCCTTTTTTATAGTTATGTCTTTTGTATTATCTCAACCGGAGCCCTTTGGTTCGTGATCGCTCCGGGTCAGTATGTGCTCGCGTTTATTCTGATCATATTCTCTAATTTCTTTTTCGCTTCCGGGGAAAACTTCGCATCGAGTTTTCTTCCGTATTTAGGACCGAAAGAAGATTTGGGAAAAATCTCGGGCTACGCTTGGGGAATCGGATATTTCGGAGGAATCGTCGCGGTTGCGTTAGTCAACACGCTGGGTCCGAAAACTTTGGAGAACTTCGACAGTCTTCGTTTGGTCGGTCCTTATACCGCATTCTTCTTTTTGTTCGCCGGAATTCCGACCTTTCTTCTTTTGAGAGAATACACCGCGGGAAAAGAAAAACCCGAAGGACTTTCTTATCTCAAAATCGGAATCGAAAGAGTTACTTCGACGATGAAGGAAATTCACAAGTTCAGAGATATGGCCTTGTATCTCATTTCTTTGTTCTTTGCGATGGCCGCGCTCGGAATCGTGATCAGTTTCGCGTTTATCTACGGCGCGCAGGAAATCAAAACGGAAGAAAAACACGAAATCGCGATGTTCCTTTTGATCCAACTTTTCGCGGCGGTCGGAGCGATCTTCTTCGGTTTTATCCAGGATAAAATCGGCGCAAAGAAAACATTCAATATTACGCTTTTCTTATGGATCTTCTGTCTTCTTCTCATTTATTGGGTGAAGGATCTCACCGCGTTTTTAATCGGGATCGGAATTCCGACCACTCAACAATGGGTCTTTGTCGGAACTACGGTTTTCGCCGGAGCGGGGTTAGGCGCCACTCAATCCGCGAGCCGCGCGATCGTAGGACTTTTTGCGCCCGAATCCAAGTCCGGAGAATTCTTCGGTCTTTGGGGTTTATCCGGTAAGGTCGCGGCCGCGTTCGGTCTTGTCGCCGTCGGAGGATTGCAGATTCTTTTTGATCTAAGAAATTCCTTTCTTGTGGTTTGTGTTTTCTTTATCATTTCGCTTCTCATCAATTTCTTAGTGGATGAGGAACGCGGAATCAAAACGGCCATCGAATACAAAGAAAGCTGA
- a CDS encoding (2Fe-2S)-binding protein: protein MDSSFFNQVDLCQLMRPRKVCVCNQVSEEEILTSIRNGNDTLEKLMDNTGASTGCGTCMGSVRKLLARELKVPRT, encoded by the coding sequence ATGGATTCCTCCTTTTTCAATCAAGTAGACCTGTGCCAGCTGATGCGTCCGCGCAAAGTCTGCGTATGCAATCAGGTTTCGGAAGAAGAGATCCTAACGTCGATCCGAAACGGCAACGATACTTTGGAAAAGCTCATGGATAACACGGGCGCTTCCACGGGTTGCGGAACCTGCATGGGTTCGGTTCGTAAACTTCTGGCTCGTGAACTGAAAGTTCCGAGAACATGA
- a CDS encoding RibD family protein gives MTSLPNVTINMAMTLDGKVCRPDGKWYGLSSRNDKKKMDEIRSKADVLILGKNSIINDDPVIHLRYVENEKDPRPVILLRSGTLPEDKKVFRFSKQPPLIFCLNENYSSVRDNLCSVAEIVLIPGEDLSPLEVLKILFEMGYKEVLLEGGPSLNDSFFRMDLISRIHLTIVPFLIGQKDLPSITGGRKEYPNFDQSRWNLVSSEILENEVFLMYEKKEEV, from the coding sequence ATGACTTCTCTTCCCAACGTTACGATCAATATGGCGATGACTCTGGACGGTAAGGTTTGCCGTCCGGATGGAAAATGGTACGGCCTTTCTTCCAGAAACGATAAGAAGAAAATGGACGAGATCCGTTCCAAGGCGGACGTTTTGATTCTTGGAAAGAATTCCATCATCAACGACGATCCAGTCATTCATCTGCGTTACGTTGAAAACGAAAAAGATCCTCGCCCCGTGATTCTTCTCAGATCGGGAACTCTTCCCGAAGACAAAAAAGTATTCCGTTTTTCTAAACAACCTCCTTTGATTTTTTGTCTGAACGAGAATTATTCCTCGGTTCGGGACAATCTATGTTCCGTCGCGGAAATCGTTTTGATTCCGGGAGAAGATTTAAGTCCTTTGGAAGTTCTGAAAATTCTTTTCGAAATGGGTTATAAAGAAGTTCTTCTGGAAGGCGGGCCGTCCTTGAACGATTCTTTTTTTAGAATGGATTTGATCTCGAGAATTCATCTTACGATCGTTCCTTTTTTAATCGGACAAAAAGATCTTCCGTCGATCACGGGTGGAAGAAAGGAATATCCGAATTTCGATCAAAGCCGTTGGAATCTGGTTTCTTCGGAAATATTAGAAAATGAAGTTTTTCTAATGTATGAAAAAAAGGAAGAAGTTTAG
- a CDS encoding biosynthetic peptidoglycan transglycosylase: MKQKELFYIFFLRVLPIFFAAVLVYEQFFPERKILVQQDRLVYLPDQKESVPLELEWVRLSEIPEEWILYTVQVEDRRFYSHSGYSISDIHSTVVSSTLLFRKMRGASTITQQLARTLFLSREKSLSRKWKEIQIASALEEEFGKNTILEYYLNSVYWGRGMNGLNQASRYYFRKKPMDLETNQFKALIQILKKPDAYSREEVVSLSKNL, translated from the coding sequence ATGAAACAAAAGGAATTGTTTTATATTTTTTTTCTAAGAGTTCTTCCGATTTTTTTCGCGGCCGTTCTGGTTTACGAACAATTCTTCCCCGAAAGAAAAATCCTGGTTCAACAAGATCGATTGGTCTATCTGCCGGATCAAAAAGAATCGGTTCCCTTGGAGCTGGAATGGGTTCGTCTTTCGGAAATTCCGGAAGAATGGATTTTATATACCGTTCAAGTGGAAGACAGAAGATTCTATTCTCATAGCGGATATTCGATTTCGGACATTCATTCCACCGTGGTTTCGTCGACGTTGTTGTTTCGAAAGATGCGCGGTGCGAGCACGATCACGCAACAGTTGGCGCGGACTCTTTTTCTTTCTCGAGAAAAATCGCTTTCGAGAAAATGGAAAGAGATTCAAATCGCTTCCGCTTTGGAGGAAGAATTTGGTAAGAATACGATCTTGGAATATTATCTCAACAGCGTGTATTGGGGGCGGGGGATGAACGGTTTGAATCAGGCCTCTCGTTATTATTTTCGTAAAAAGCCGATGGATTTGGAAACCAATCAGTTCAAGGCTTTGATTCAAATTTTAAAAAAGCCGGATGCGTATTCTCGCGAGGAAGTGGTTTCTCTTTCGAAGAATCTTTGA
- a CDS encoding c-type cytochrome, with product MNPKSHRNIEKGRNYGQKFPLELSKSKKHSRLKIKLTIGFVFILASFVLPTCQSSQTKNPFSDLKVTEVEADRLWEQKCAACHGVDGTPNESLPTKPRKLRGFGLKMGFLFGGDKMREGIYKTIRDGKNQTMPSFKEELSEAEICALVKRIERF from the coding sequence ATGAATCCTAAGTCTCATCGTAACATCGAAAAAGGTCGGAACTACGGCCAAAAATTCCCTCTCGAACTTTCAAAATCGAAAAAACATTCCCGACTCAAAATAAAACTTACGATCGGATTCGTTTTCATTCTCGCGAGTTTTGTTTTACCGACCTGCCAAAGTTCACAAACGAAAAATCCTTTCTCCGATTTAAAAGTCACCGAGGTAGAAGCCGATCGTTTGTGGGAACAAAAATGCGCCGCTTGTCACGGAGTGGACGGAACTCCGAACGAATCTCTTCCGACAAAACCCCGCAAACTCAGAGGTTTCGGGTTAAAGATGGGATTCTTATTCGGCGGAGATAAAATGCGCGAAGGAATTTATAAAACGATCCGAGACGGAAAGAATCAAACCATGCCTTCTTTCAAGGAAGAATTATCGGAAGCGGAAATCTGCGCTTTGGTAAAAAGAATCGAAAGATTTTAA
- a CDS encoding lysophospholipid acyltransferase family protein — MSIRSLQRKDLCKPLEYEQDLSISYRTAPDKKRSWLDSIFRETDIAFHYGYFKEIFRSRSLALKGLYDNPAWCESSARILDLIENCGGKIQVEGIEKLLSVEGPVVVAGNHMSTLETFVLPTFVTRYKPVTFVVKESLTRGNLFGPIMRSRNPISVGRTNPREDLVAVLEEGSALLKKGMSIIVFPQSTRTTDFNPAEFNSIAVKLAARAKVPLIPVALRTDFWENGRIVKELGRIFRDRKINISFGDPLFPTEDSRKNQEVLLKFVVDHLKSWGTVVHES, encoded by the coding sequence ATGAGCATACGATCACTGCAAAGAAAAGATCTTTGCAAACCCTTGGAATACGAACAGGATCTTTCGATTTCGTATCGAACCGCGCCGGATAAAAAACGTTCCTGGTTGGATTCGATCTTTCGAGAAACGGATATCGCATTTCATTACGGCTACTTCAAAGAAATTTTCAGAAGCAGAAGTTTGGCGCTTAAGGGACTTTATGACAACCCGGCTTGGTGCGAATCGTCCGCGAGAATTTTGGATTTGATCGAAAATTGCGGCGGCAAAATCCAAGTGGAAGGAATCGAAAAACTTCTCAGCGTGGAAGGCCCGGTCGTCGTCGCCGGAAATCACATGAGTACGTTGGAAACTTTCGTACTTCCGACCTTTGTGACACGATACAAACCGGTGACCTTTGTCGTTAAAGAAAGTTTAACGAGAGGCAATCTTTTCGGTCCGATCATGCGTTCCAGAAATCCGATTTCCGTCGGAAGAACCAATCCCAGAGAAGATTTAGTGGCGGTTTTGGAAGAAGGAAGCGCACTTTTGAAAAAAGGAATGTCGATCATCGTATTTCCTCAAAGCACAAGAACCACCGACTTCAATCCCGCTGAATTCAATTCCATTGCCGTCAAACTCGCGGCCCGCGCGAAGGTTCCCTTGATTCCCGTGGCGCTTCGCACCGATTTTTGGGAAAACGGAAGAATCGTCAAAGAACTCGGAAGAATTTTTAGAGATCGTAAGATCAATATCTCGTTCGGAGATCCTCTTTTTCCTACAGAAGATTCGAGAAAGAATCAAGAAGTCTTATTGAAGTTCGTCGTCGATCATTTGAAATCCTGGGGAACCGTCGTCCATGAATCCTAA
- a CDS encoding pyrimidine/purine nucleoside phosphorylase, with translation MAQFENVTIIKKANVYYDGKVTSRTVLFQDGSKKTLGILMPGEYDFGTDEKEIMEILDGEMLVKLPGQDSWKEIKGGQSFEVPAKSRFQMNVKTISDYCCSYIA, from the coding sequence ATGGCGCAGTTTGAGAACGTTACTATAATTAAAAAAGCGAATGTTTACTACGACGGAAAAGTAACGAGCAGAACCGTTCTGTTTCAAGACGGAAGCAAAAAGACTTTGGGGATTTTAATGCCCGGAGAATACGACTTCGGAACCGACGAAAAGGAAATCATGGAAATTCTCGACGGAGAAATGCTTGTGAAACTTCCGGGTCAGGATTCTTGGAAAGAAATCAAGGGCGGACAATCCTTCGAGGTTCCTGCAAAATCGAGATTTCAAATGAACGTAAAAACGATCAGCGATTATTGCTGTTCTTATATCGCTTAA
- the gcvP gene encoding aminomethyl-transferring glycine dehydrogenase produces MNSTLQNQTKSNLEKVGLDPLDTFPRRHIGPDPNQTGEMLKELGLSSLEELIDKAVPAGIRLKKSLDLPKASTEHKILQDLKLIASQNQVFRSYIGAGYNACIVPGVIQRNILENPGWYTAYTPYQAEISQGRLEALLNFQTMIIDLTGLEISNASLLDEGTAAAEAMFLAYSVRKNETAKKFFVSELCHPQTVDVVVTRANPLGIEVVIGNHESLELNEDFFGVLLQYPATDGKVIDYTSFIQRAHNVGAVSTVAADLLALTILKSPGEMGADIAVGSSQRFGLPLGFGGPHAGYFATKDEFKRSMPGRLIGVSKDSQGNPGLRLSLQTREQHIRRDKATSNICTAQVLLAVISSMYAVYHGPEGLKDIATRIHKFTAILADALKSAGFTITNDSYFDTITIQAGAKAKGILDKARARKINLREYKDGRIGIALDETVNVEDLKDLFEIFEAKNVDVEKLFSGSGKVSDSLKRNTSYLTHPVFQSHHTETKMLRYIRKLESRDLSLTTSMIPLGSCTMKLNATTEMYPVTWPEFGAIHPFAPADQTKGYKIIFEQLEKWLCEVTGFAGVSLQPNAGSQGEYAGLLAIRRYHESRKEAHRNVCLIPISAHGTNPASAAMAGFKVVVVSCDPNGNVDLEDLKTKAEEHKDDLAALMITYPSTHGVFEESVKEICQIVHAHGGQVYMDGANMNAQVGLTSPGEIGADVCHLNLHKTFCIPHGGGGPGVGPIGVAKHLVPFLPGHVLVDNTTGNEHGAVSAAPWGSASIVLISWTYVALMGSEGLTNATRISILNANYIAKRLEKAYPVLYKGKNGFVAHECILDVRPFKKTAGIEVEDVAKRLIDYGFHAPTMSFPVPGTLMIEPTESESLEELDRFCEAMLLIHQEILDVQNGTLDKTDNPLKNSPHTAAMVTSDRWDHLYPRERAAYPASWLKDHKFWPYVGRVDNVYGDRNLVCSCLPIESYQ; encoded by the coding sequence ATGAACTCCACTCTCCAGAACCAAACCAAATCCAATCTTGAAAAGGTCGGCTTAGATCCGTTGGATACCTTTCCAAGAAGGCATATAGGACCGGATCCGAATCAAACCGGCGAAATGCTGAAAGAATTGGGACTTTCTTCTCTGGAAGAATTGATCGACAAGGCGGTTCCCGCCGGTATTCGACTGAAGAAATCCTTGGATCTTCCTAAGGCTTCCACGGAACACAAGATTCTTCAGGATCTAAAACTTATCGCTTCTCAAAATCAGGTTTTTCGTTCTTATATCGGCGCGGGTTATAACGCTTGTATCGTTCCCGGCGTGATTCAAAGAAACATTCTGGAAAATCCGGGTTGGTATACGGCTTATACTCCGTATCAAGCGGAGATTTCCCAAGGACGTTTGGAAGCTCTTTTGAATTTCCAAACGATGATCATCGATCTTACCGGTCTTGAAATTTCAAACGCTTCCCTTCTCGACGAAGGAACCGCGGCGGCCGAAGCGATGTTTCTCGCCTATTCCGTTCGTAAGAATGAAACCGCTAAAAAATTCTTCGTGTCGGAACTTTGTCATCCTCAAACCGTGGACGTCGTCGTAACGAGAGCCAATCCTCTCGGAATCGAAGTTGTGATCGGAAATCACGAATCCCTCGAACTCAACGAGGATTTTTTCGGAGTTCTTCTTCAATATCCCGCAACCGACGGAAAGGTAATCGATTATACTTCCTTTATTCAAAGAGCGCATAACGTGGGCGCGGTCTCCACAGTTGCTGCAGATTTATTGGCTCTTACGATTCTCAAATCTCCGGGAGAAATGGGCGCGGACATCGCGGTCGGTTCGTCTCAAAGATTCGGACTTCCTCTGGGATTCGGCGGACCGCACGCGGGTTATTTCGCGACCAAGGACGAATTCAAACGCAGTATGCCCGGTCGTCTGATCGGAGTTTCCAAAGATTCACAGGGAAATCCAGGACTCAGACTTTCCTTACAAACCAGAGAACAACATATCCGAAGAGACAAGGCTACGAGCAATATTTGCACCGCTCAGGTTTTACTCGCGGTGATTTCTTCCATGTATGCGGTCTATCACGGACCGGAAGGTTTAAAAGACATCGCGACTCGAATTCATAAGTTTACCGCGATTCTTGCGGACGCGTTGAAGTCGGCGGGTTTTACGATCACCAACGATTCTTACTTCGATACGATTACGATTCAGGCCGGAGCGAAAGCGAAGGGAATTCTCGACAAGGCCCGCGCCAGAAAGATCAATTTACGGGAATACAAAGACGGAAGAATCGGAATCGCGTTAGACGAAACCGTGAACGTCGAAGACCTCAAGGATTTGTTCGAAATTTTCGAAGCGAAGAATGTGGATGTCGAAAAACTTTTTTCGGGTTCCGGAAAGGTTTCCGATTCCTTAAAACGAAATACTTCGTATCTAACACATCCCGTTTTTCAATCGCATCATACCGAAACGAAAATGCTACGTTATATCCGTAAATTGGAATCCAGAGATCTTTCGTTGACGACGTCGATGATTCCTCTCGGTTCCTGCACGATGAAACTCAATGCGACTACAGAAATGTATCCGGTAACTTGGCCGGAGTTCGGGGCGATTCATCCGTTTGCACCCGCCGATCAAACCAAAGGTTATAAAATCATCTTCGAACAACTCGAAAAATGGCTTTGTGAAGTCACGGGGTTCGCGGGAGTTTCTCTTCAACCGAACGCGGGTTCTCAAGGAGAATACGCCGGTCTGTTGGCGATCCGAAGATATCACGAAAGCAGAAAAGAAGCTCATAGAAACGTTTGTCTGATTCCTATCTCCGCGCACGGAACCAATCCCGCAAGCGCGGCGATGGCGGGTTTTAAAGTCGTCGTAGTTTCCTGCGATCCAAACGGAAACGTGGACCTCGAAGATCTCAAAACCAAAGCGGAAGAACACAAGGACGATCTCGCGGCTTTGATGATCACTTATCCTTCCACACACGGCGTGTTCGAAGAATCCGTAAAAGAAATCTGTCAGATCGTTCACGCACACGGCGGACAGGTTTATATGGACGGAGCGAACATGAACGCTCAAGTCGGATTAACAAGTCCGGGTGAAATCGGTGCGGACGTTTGTCACCTCAATCTACATAAGACTTTTTGCATACCTCACGGAGGTGGCGGTCCCGGCGTCGGACCGATCGGCGTTGCGAAACATCTCGTTCCATTCTTACCCGGCCACGTGCTTGTGGACAACACGACCGGAAACGAACACGGCGCGGTTTCTGCGGCTCCTTGGGGAAGCGCGAGCATCGTGTTGATCTCTTGGACTTACGTCGCGCTTATGGGTTCGGAAGGACTTACGAACGCGACTCGTATATCCATCCTAAACGCGAACTACATCGCAAAACGTTTGGAAAAAGCGTATCCCGTTCTTTACAAAGGAAAGAACGGTTTTGTCGCTCACGAATGTATTCTCGACGTAAGACCTTTCAAAAAAACCGCAGGGATCGAAGTGGAAGACGTTGCGAAACGATTGATCGATTACGGATTTCACGCGCCGACGATGTCCTTTCCCGTTCCCGGAACCTTAATGATCGAACCGACCGAATCCGAATCCTTGGAAGAATTGGATCGTTTCTGCGAAGCGATGCTTTTGATTCATCAGGAGATTTTGGATGTTCAAAACGGAACCTTGGACAAAACGGATAACCCGCTGAAGAATTCTCCGCACACAGCTGCGATGGTAACTTCGGATCGTTGGGATCACTTATATCCGAGAGAACGCGCGGCTTACCCCGCTTCTTGGCTGAAGGATCACAAATTCTGGCCTTACGTGGGAAGAGTGGATAACGTGTACGGGGATAGAAACCTGGTTTGTTCCTGTCTTCCGATCGAAAGTTATCAGTGA
- the gcvH gene encoding glycine cleavage system protein GcvH, whose amino-acid sequence MAETQAPAGYLFSEKHEWVKVEGDTALIGISDYAQSALGDIVFVDLPKAGKNIKQFETFGTIESVKAAEDLYAPIGGEVIESNPALSKNPGDVNAKPFDSWMVKVKGFSPSELEKLLSPEKYKALVAGLE is encoded by the coding sequence ATGGCAGAAACACAGGCACCGGCAGGTTATCTATTTTCGGAAAAACACGAATGGGTGAAAGTGGAAGGAGATACCGCTCTCATCGGAATTTCGGACTACGCTCAATCCGCGTTAGGCGACATCGTATTCGTGGATCTTCCGAAAGCGGGAAAGAATATCAAACAATTCGAAACCTTCGGAACCATCGAGTCCGTTAAGGCGGCCGAGGATTTATACGCTCCGATCGGCGGAGAAGTGATCGAATCCAATCCTGCTCTTTCCAAAAATCCGGGCGACGTAAACGCGAAACCTTTCGATTCCTGGATGGTTAAGGTGAAAGGTTTTTCCCCGTCCGAACTCGAAAAACTTCTCAGCCCCGAAAAATACAAGGCTCTCGTCGCGGGACTCGAATAA
- the gcvT gene encoding glycine cleavage system aminomethyltransferase GcvT, whose translation MSQDKKTPLYETHRALGAKMIPFGGWDMPVQYSGIIAEHNATREAAGLFDVSHMGEIFVTGEPKSILDFLESVTCNSVSSLSDFQVQYNAVLNEQGGLVDDVTIYKFSPEKYMICSNASNYEAVNAHLLKHLPSSGVKVDDQSLRWHQIALQGPKANEIFSKFLNRELDSVKYYHFALLNHQGEEIIVSRTGYTGEDGFEIYSSIPLGLKLWNELLEFGKPYGLLPCGLGARDTLRIEAKYPLYGHELNDLWTPIESGIGWIVKEKENSYFSSEKILSQKKNGPSSKIVAFALTEAGVPRENFRVLDSNGNEIGKTTSGTFSPSLKKGIGLALIRAEKIKDGEPIQIEIREQPKQAIITTKPFIPGSIRKN comes from the coding sequence ATGTCCCAAGATAAAAAAACGCCGCTCTACGAAACCCATCGCGCCCTGGGCGCCAAAATGATTCCGTTCGGGGGTTGGGACATGCCCGTCCAATATTCCGGCATTATCGCGGAACACAACGCCACTCGGGAAGCGGCCGGTCTTTTCGACGTTTCTCACATGGGTGAAATTTTCGTAACGGGAGAACCGAAATCCATTCTCGACTTTTTGGAATCCGTTACCTGCAACTCCGTTTCTTCCCTTTCCGATTTTCAAGTTCAATACAACGCGGTCTTGAACGAACAAGGCGGACTTGTGGACGATGTAACGATCTACAAATTCTCCCCCGAAAAATATATGATCTGTTCCAACGCTTCGAACTACGAAGCCGTGAACGCGCACTTGCTCAAACATCTTCCTTCTTCGGGCGTAAAAGTCGACGATCAAAGTTTACGTTGGCATCAAATCGCATTACAAGGTCCTAAAGCGAACGAAATCTTTTCCAAATTCTTGAACAGAGAATTGGACTCCGTTAAATACTATCACTTTGCATTATTGAATCATCAAGGAGAGGAGATCATCGTTTCTAGAACCGGTTACACCGGCGAAGACGGTTTCGAAATTTATTCTTCCATCCCTCTCGGTTTAAAACTTTGGAACGAACTTTTGGAATTCGGAAAACCGTACGGACTTCTTCCCTGCGGACTTGGCGCGAGAGACACATTGAGAATCGAAGCGAAGTATCCTCTGTACGGACACGAACTCAACGATCTTTGGACTCCGATCGAATCGGGAATCGGTTGGATCGTTAAGGAAAAGGAGAATTCTTACTTTTCGTCCGAGAAAATTCTTTCTCAGAAAAAAAACGGACCGAGTTCCAAAATCGTCGCGTTCGCATTAACGGAAGCGGGAGTTCCAAGGGAGAATTTTCGCGTGTTGGATTCCAACGGAAACGAAATCGGTAAAACGACGTCGGGCACATTCTCACCTTCTTTAAAAAAGGGAATCGGTTTAGCTTTGATCCGTGCGGAAAAAATCAAGGACGGCGAACCGATTCAGATTGAAATTCGCGAACAACCCAAACAAGCTATCATAACGACAAAGCCTTTTATCCCAGGCAGTATCAGAAAAAATTAA
- a CDS encoding LA_0364 family Cys-rich lipoprotein: MNKILLILLSILLGSLLHSCNDLSPREKCLDDNGCKHRAENCLTGLAIVKGMTNIGFTGNELELAAINCNLLQSQCTLSCLEKHKY; the protein is encoded by the coding sequence ATGAATAAAATCTTGCTCATCTTATTAAGTATTCTTTTGGGAAGCTTGCTTCACTCCTGCAACGATCTTTCTCCTCGCGAAAAGTGTTTGGATGACAACGGTTGCAAACATCGCGCGGAAAATTGTTTAACCGGACTTGCTATCGTCAAAGGTATGACGAACATCGGGTTTACAGGCAACGAATTGGAGCTGGCCGCTATTAATTGTAATTTATTGCAATCACAGTGTACGTTGAGCTGCCTTGAAAAGCATAAGTATTAA